The nucleotide sequence ttttacattatattatattccattttatattatactatatcatattttatttcattatattccattttatattctattctattatgttatattttatattatattccattttaCATTACATTGTATTATgttatattccattttatattctattctattatgttatattttatattatagtCCATTTTACATTATATTGTACTATgttatattccattttatattctattatatcacattttattttattatattccatttcatattatattatattccattttatattatattttatattatattatattttatattatattcctttttatattatattatgttATATCACATTTTATATTATACTATACcatatttttgttatattccattttatattacattccattttatattatattccattttatattatattacattttatattatattacattatgtTATATTACCTTTCATATTATACCAcattttatattccattttatattctattccattttatattatattccattttatattcCATTATATTATATCACCTTTTACATTATActacattttatattatattccattttatattacattccattttatattatattatgttATATTACCTTTCATTTTATACTAcattttatattccattttatattaCATTCCATTTTATATCAtattatattccattttctaTTCCATTATATTATATTACCTTTTATATTATActacattttatattatattccattttatattatattccattttatattccattatattatattactttttatattgtactacattttatattatatcCCATTTTCTATTCCATTATATTATATGGACCTTTTATATTATACTAcattttatattccattttatattatattccattttctaTTCCATTATATTATATTACCTTTCATATTATACTAcattttatattccattttatattatattccATTATATTATATTACCTTTCACATTATACAAcattttatattccattttatattatattccattttatattatattccattttatattcCATTATATTATATTACCTTTCATATTATACTACATTTTATATTATCTTCCATTTTATATTACATTCTATTATATTACCTTTTATATTATACTAcattttatattccattttatattatattccattttatatcatattatattccattttatattcCATTATATTATATTACCTTTTATATTATActacattttatattatatcCCATTTTATATTCCATTATATTATATCACCTTTTACATTATACTAcattttatattccattttatattatattccattttatattatattatattaccTTTCATTTTATACTAcattttatattccattttatattaCATTCCATTTTATATCAtattatattccattttctaTTCCATTATATTATATTACCTTTCATATTACActacattttatattatattccattttatattatattccattttatataacattatattatattaccTTTTATATTATActacattttatattatatcCCATTTTATATTCCATTATATTATATTACCTTTTATATTATActacattttatattatattccattttatattcCATTATATTATATCACCTTTTACATTATACTAcattttatattccattttatattatattccattttatattatattatattatgttATATTACCTTTCATTTTATACTAcattttatattccattttatattaCATTCCATTTTATATCAtattatattccattttctaTTCCATTACATTATATTACCTTTTATATTATACTACATTTTATAgtatattccattttatattatattccattttatattcCATTATATTATATTACCTTTTATATTATActacattttatattatatcCCATTTTATATTCCATTATATTATATGGACCTTTTATATTTTACTACATTTTATATcatattccattttatattcCATTACATTATATTACCTCTCATATTATACCAcattttatattccattttatattatattccattttatatcatattatattccattttatattcCATTATATTATATTACCTTTCATATTATActacattttatattatattccattttatataACATTATCTTATATTACCTTTCACATTATACAACATTTTATGttccattttatattatattccattttatattcCATTCTATTATATCACCTTCCACATTATCCTCCATTTTACATCCCACCGCCCCAcattccctccccttttcccccgTAATTCCCCGGcctttcctggttttccccCCGTGTTTCCCCCTGTTCTCCCTTCCCGCTTTCCCCATTGTTTCCCATTGTTTCCCCATTGTTTTCCCATTGTTTCCCATAGTTTCCCCATTGTTTCCCATTGTTTCCCCATTGTTTCCCATTGTTTCCCATAGTTTCCCCATTGTTTCCCATTGTTTCCCCGTTGTTTCCCCATTGTTTCCCATTATTTCCCATTGTTTCCCATTGTTTCCCCGTTAtttccccattgtttccccattgtttccccattttttccccattgtttcccattgtttccccattgtttcccattgtttccccattgttttcccattgtttccccattgtttccccATTATTCCCTGTTATTTTCCCATTGtttccccattgtttccccatagtttccccattgtttccccattgtttccccatagtttccccattgtttccccATTATTCCCCATTATTTCCCATTGTTTCCCCATTATTCCCCATTGtttccccattgtttccccattctttccccattgtttccccATTATTCCCCATTCtttccccattgtttccccattattccccattgtttccccattgtttccccattctttccccattgtttccccATTATTCCCCATTGTTTCCCCATTGTTCCCCATTATTCCCCGTTAtttccccattgtttccccGTTATTTCCCCGTTAtttccccattgtttccccattgtttccccATTATTTCCCCGTTAtttccccattgtttccccattgtttccccattgtttccccATTGTTTCCCATTGTTTCCCATTGTTTCCCCATTGTTTCCCATTATTTCCCATTGTTTCCCCATAGTTTCCCCATTGCTTCCCATTGtttccccattgtttccccATTATTCCCCATTATTTCCCATTGTTTTCCCATTGtttccccattgtttccccATTGCTTCCCATTGtttccccattgtttccccATTATTCCCCGTtattttcccattgtttttCCATTGTTTCCCCATTGTTTCCCATTATTTCCCATTGTTTCCCCATTGTTTCCCATTGTTTCCCCATTGTTTCCCATTGTTTCCCCGTTGtttccccattgtttccccattgtttcccattgtttccccattctttccccattgtttccccattgtttccccattgtttccccATTGTTTCCCATTGTTTCCCCATTGTTTCCCATTGTTTCCCCATTCTTTCCCATTGTTTCTCCATTGTTTCTCCATTGTTTCCCCATTGTTCCCCATTGTTTCCCCATTGTTTCCCATTATTCCCCATTATTTCCCGTTATTTTCCCATTGTTTCCCATTGTTTCCCCATTGTTTCCCATTGTTTCCCCGTTGtttccccattgtttccccattgtttccccattgtttccccattgtttcccattgtttccccattattccccattgtttccccattatttccccattgtttccccattgtttccccATTATTCCCCGTTATTTTCCCATTATTCCCCATTGTTTCCCTGTTATTTTCCCATTGtttccccattgtttccccATTATTCCCCATTGTTTCCCATTGTTTCCCATTGtttccccattgtttccccGTTGTTTCCCCGTTGTTCCCCCATTGTTTCCCCATTGTTTTCCCCGGTCCCAGACCTGGTGGACGTGCTGGCAGAAGGTGGGCACGGAGAGGAGCTGCCCGATGAGGTTGAGGTAGGCGGCCCCGAGCGCCAGGAGGGCACAGCGCCCGCCCGGGGACAGGTTCTCCTTGTTCAGCTGCGCCAGCTCCTgcggggggggggacacacatTCCAGAGGGACGGAATTCCCATGGGATCCGGGCGGGAAAACACTCAGGGCGGGGAATTATCCACCCCGCGGAGTCGGCAGGGTTGGTTTTCCAGAGGATCCCCAGGGATCCAAggcaggggggtttggggcgTTCCTAATAAATGGGaggttgggaagggattccCGGCtgggagagggtggggaggggttgggctggaattcccagagaagccgtggctgcccctggattccATGATCCCGTGAAGTGCCTCCGTATCCCACCGGAGCGGGATCGCAACGTGCCgagatcatcccattccatgggcagggacacctcccgctatcccaggtggctccaagctTTCCTTGGAcgctcccagggatccaggggcagccacagcttctctgggaattccagcccagcctcacagtgaagaattccAGGCACCTGCATCCCAGTTTTCCTGTGCTTGGATATGGGATTGCTCCAAGCCAGACCCTGCCGGGCTCTTCCCTACTCCATGGGAACCACGGAAATGCAGGGGAGGGAAACCCCAAAGTGATGGGAAAAGGTCCATCCTTGCTTTTTGGGGatccagaatcctggaatggtttgagtgggaaggggccttaaatcccatcccattccatgttcagggacacctcccgctgTCCCGGGGaatccaacccggccttggacactcccagggatccaggggcagccacagcttctctgggaattccagcccggcccctcccccccctcccagccaggaatcccttcccaatctcccccccaaatctcccctttcccactgggatccaTTCCCTGGGGCCTGTCATTCCAGAccctgatcccaaatccctctcccgctctcctggagccccttcaggctctggaatgttctccaagctctcccgggatccttcccttctccagcctggccattcccagctctcccagcctggagccagagctgccattggatccatccccagcccaactcctccctgggaaggagttcagggaacaaggggcttccctgggaatctcggggctcagggcagggtctcccttcccctttcccgcCTTTTCCACCCCCACATTCCATAAAAACCCCCTCTGACTGGATCCTGAGTGCCCTTCACCCTGGAATCCCGGAatgctttgggtgggaagggccCTCGAATCCCACCCCATTCCACCTCCCCCTCTCCTCGGGTCGCGCCGACACCTTCCGCGCCCCTACCCGAGAGACCCCGAAAATCCCGAAATTCCCGAGAATTCCCGGCGTTCCCGCCCACCTGGACGGCCAGGACGAGGCGGATGAGatccaccaccacctcctcgTTGGCCAGCTCgaggctcagcagcaccaggaggcTGAAAAGGGCCTCGTAGTGAGCGCGGCCGTTGTCGCCCTCCTTGGAGATCAGGAAGATGTGCCGGTAGAGCTGCTGCccgtgctgggggggggggaaaacaaggaattcCACGTGGAATCACATGGAATTAAgagaatcagccgggttgggAAAGAGCTCCGGGATCGCGGAGTCCGACCCTGGATCCGACCCCGCCGCGGTTCCCGGCCCGTGGCGCTGATGCCACATCCAAGCTCATCCTAAAAACTTAGgccctgttttcctgcaggaatcccagaatcccagggtTGGGAAAGAGCTCCGGGATCGTGGATCCGACCCTGGATCCGaccccagcccatggcactgatgccacaaCCAACCTCATCCTAAAAATTTAGgccctgttttcctgcaggaatcccagaatcccagggtTGGAAATGAGCTCTGGGATCGTGGATCCGACCCTGGATCCGACCCCAACCCGTGGCGCTGATCCCACATCCAACCTCATcccaaaaaacctccagggaagtgactccaccccctccctgggcagcccattccaagggctgatcccaATCCAtggaaagaattccttcccgATATCCAACCTGAATCTTCCCCCCCTGGAGGCCGAgccctcctgtcctgctgctgcttcctgggagaagggaataACTGGGAGGTGGGAAtagctgggatgggggagaggagggggaatagttgggatgtgggTTGGGAAagggaatagttgggatgtgggaCAGGAGGGGGAATAACTGGGATGTGGATTGGGAAGGGGAATAAATTGGGATGTGGGTTGGGATGGGGAATAAATTGGGATGTGGGATAGGAGGGGGAATAatttgggatgtgggagaggagggggaataaCAGATGTGGATTGGAAGGGGGAATAACTGGAATGTGGGTTGGGAAGGGGAATAaattgggatgtgggagaggaggaagaatagctgggatgtgggagaggagggggaactGGGTTAGGAAGGGGAATAATCTGGGACATGGAATAGGAAggggaatagttgggatgtgggatagAAGGaggaatagttgggatgtgggTTAGGAGGGGGAATAATTTGGaatgtgggagaggagggggaatagttgggatgtgggagaggaggagcaataattgggatgtgggagaggagagggaataaCTGGGATGTGAGATAAGAGGaggaatagttgggatgtgggatagGAGGGGGAATAGCTGGGATGTGGGTTGGGAAGGGGAATAaactgggatgtgggataggAAAaggaatagttgggatgtgggatagGAGGaggaatagttgggatgtgggTTGGGAAGGGGAATAAATTGGGATACAGGAGAGGAGGAGTAatttgggatgtgggagaggagggggaataaTTTGGaatgtgggagaggagggggaataactgggatgtgggataggACGGGGAATAaattgggatgtgggagaggtgggggaatagttgggatgtgggTTGGGAGAGGGAACAGGGTTAGGAAGGGGAATAATCTGGGACATGGGATAGGAAGGGGAATAATTGGGATGTGGGTTGGGAAGGGGAAATAATTCAGATGTGGGATAGGAGGAGGAAtagctgggatgtgggagagaagtgggaatagttgggatgtgggatagGAGGGGGAATAATTTGGaatgtgggagaggagggggaataattgggatgtgggagaggagggggaataatttgggatgtgggatgggaaggggaataaactgggatgtgggagaagaggaggaatagttgggatgtgagacaggaaaaggaatagttgggatgtgggagaggaggaggaataaattgggatgtgggagagaagggggaatagttgggatgtgggagaggaggaagaataactgggatgtgggataggAGGGGGAATAagttgggatgtgggatagGAGGaggaatagttgggatgtgggagagaagtgggaaaagttgggatgtgggatagAAGGGGGAATAACTGGAACGTGGATTGGGAAGGGGGAATAAATTGGGATGTGGGTTGGGAAGAGGGAATAATTGGGATGTGGGATAGGAGGAAGAATAACTGGGATGTGGATTGGGAAGGGGGAATAAATTGGGATGTGGGCTGGGACGGGGAATAAATTGGGATGTGGGAGAAGAAGaggaatagttgggatgtgggagaggagggggaatagttgggatgtgggatagGAAAaggaatagttgggatgtgggagaggaggaggaatagctgggatgtgggatagAAGCGGAaatagttgggatgtgggatagAAGGGGGAATAACTGGAATGTGGATTGGGAAGGGGAAATAAATTGGGatgtgggagaagagagggaatagttgggatgtgggatagGAGGAAGAATaactgggatgtgggataggagggggaatagttgggatgtgggTTGGGAGGGGGAATAGTTGGGATGCGGGATAGGAAGGGGAATTCCCatccttcccaatatcccacctgcccctcccctctcccagctggaggccgttccctcttgtcctgctggaTTGAAATTCCAGGGATATTCGCGGGTTTTAGCGGCACCACGGAGCTCCAAGGCCCGGGAATGCTGTGACCCCACCCCAACTTCTCCCAAATCCTGGAATTACCTTCTTCATGAAGACGGAATCCTGGCGGGAACATTTCTCCACCTTCAGCTTCAGGACGGAGATGTCGCTGATGGTGCTGCCAggaaaatccagggaaaaaggaaaattcgGGATTCCAGAGGGTGGGAGAGCCATTCCCAACATTCCCGAGGAGATTCCCGGGATGGGAACGACCCATCCCGGAGGAACTACCATCTCCAGGGGGGGTTTGAATCCCAAAGATCCCAAAAGATCTCCAAGGTGGAACCATCCCAAAAATTCTCCTGGATCACAGAGATTCCTGACAGGGATCCCATCCCAGATCCCAGGATCTCCAGGATGGAACCATCCCAAAAATTCTCCGGGATCACTCATATTCCTGACAGGGATCCCATCCCAGATCCAGGATCTCCAGGATGGAACCATCCCAAAAATCCTCCTGGATCACTCATATTCCTGGCAGGGATCCCATCCCAGATCCCAGGATCTCCAGGATGGAACCATCCCAAAGATTCTCCTGGATCACTCATATTCCTGGCAGGGATCCCATCCCAGATCCCAGGATCTCCAGGATGGAACCATCCCAAAAATTCTCCTGGATCACAGATATTCCTGATACTGTTCCCATCCCAGATCCAGGATCTCCTGGAAACCCcctcaggagaaggaaaactcGGGATTCCAGAGGGTGGCAGAGCCATTCCCACATTCCCGAGGAGATTCCCGGGATGGGAACGACCCATCCTGGAGGAACCACCATCTCCAGGGGGGGGTTGAATCCCAATGATCCCAAAAGATCTCCAGGATGGAACCATCCCAAAAATTCTCCGGGATCACGGATATTCCTGACAGGGATCCCATCCCAGATCCAGGATCTTCAGGAATGAACCATCCCAAAAATTCTCCTGGATCACAGAGATTCCTGAGAGGGATCCCATCCCAGATCCAGGATCTCCAGGATGGAACCATCCCAAAAATTCTCCGGGATCACGGATATTCCTGACAGGGATCCCATCCCACATCCAGGATCTCCAGGATGGAACCATCCCAAAAATTCTCCTGGATCACGAATATTCCTGACAGGGATCCCATCCCAGATCCAGGATCTCCGGGATGGAACCATCCCAAAAATCCTCCTGGATCACTCATATTCCCGCCAGCGCTCCCATCCCCATCCCGCTCCACGAGTTTTCCAGGAAAATCCCCCGGGAAGAACCTGATGGTGGAGAACTTGTGGCGATTCCCGTGGCGGTCGATGAAGCTGATGAGGATTTCCAGGACAAAGAGGCGGATTTCGGGATCTTCCAGGAGGGCCGAGGAGAGGAGCCGGTCCAGGAATGCGCTGGGAAGAGCCGTGAGCATGTTGGTGCACTGGAAACCCACGGAGACCTGGAgattccaaggaaaaaaaaaaaacgggaTAAGCGACGCTCGGAGGGAGTTAAACCAAAATTTGGGCTCGTCCGGAAAGGGAAGGATTGGAGGGATTCACCCCGTGGAATATGGagctggagcagttcctgagggattcaCTCGATGGAAAagggacctggagcagttcctgagggattcaTCCCTTGGAAAAAGGACCTGGAGCAATTCCTGAGAGATTCACCCCAGGGAATATgcacctggagcagttcctgagggattcaccccagggaaaagcagttcctgagggattcaCCCCTTGGAATATacacctggagcagttcctgagggattcaCCCCATGGAATATgcacctggagcagttcctgagggattcaCCCCATGGAAAagggacctggagcagttcctgagggattcaccccagggaatggggacctggagcagttcctgagggattcaCCCCATGGAAAagggacctggagcagttcctgagggattcaTCCCAGGGAATATGGACCTGAGGGATTCACCCCATGGAAAAacacctggagcagttcctgagggattcaCCCCAGGGAATATgcacctggagcagttcctgagggattcaCCCCATGGAAAAagacctggagcagttcctgagggattca is from Chiroxiphia lanceolata isolate bChiLan1 unplaced genomic scaffold, bChiLan1.pri scaffold_113_arrow_ctg1, whole genome shotgun sequence and encodes:
- the LOC116781616 gene encoding protein EFR3 homolog B-like, coding for MLLKSLLQVSVGFQCTNMLTALPSAFLDRLLSSALLEDPEIRLFVLEILISFIDRHGNRHKFSTISTISDISVLKLKVEKCSRQDSVFMKKHGQQLYRHIFLISKEGDNGRAHYEALFSLLVLLSLELANEEVVVDLIRLVLAVQELAQLNKENLSPGGRCALLALGAAYLNLIGQLLSVPTFCQHVHQVIQTRQKEAPFLLPEDVFVENPRLSKNLDQLGPEVFFWQSKISEALGGSGYNLERLSIPYVPQLTDEDRLSKRKSIGETISLQVEVESRNSPEREQRAPAEEITYEMLKKAIADSVAVEEQERERRRQVVEKFQKAPFEEIAAHCGARATLLQSKLNQIFEITIRW